The genomic region GGCGTCCTTGAGCTTGGGCAGGGTCGCCTCGATGGCGGTCTGGGTCCGCTTCGCGAAGAGCGCCCGGAAGACCGCGCGCACCGGGGCGGGGTAGCGGGTGATGTCCCAGGTCTCGGTGACGCGGGTGCCGCCGTCGCCGGTCGGCTCCAGCTCGTAGCGCCACCGGTGCAGCCCCTTGTGCCGCCACGCGATCAGCCGGTCCTCGTCGTACTCGACGACCTTGTTGGTGATCTTGTAGGGCGCGCCCTGCTTCATCGACATCCCGAACTCCGAGCCGAGCACCAGCCGGTCGGGGCCCGAGACCGTGCCCTGCACGGTGCCCGAGCCGTCGATGCGGGGGTGCTGGCGCGGGTCGCTGAGGATCGCGAACACGGTGGCCGGAGGAGCCAGCACGGTCAGGGAGGTGTGCACCGGTGAGGTCGACATGCCTCGACGGTAGCGGGCACGGCCGATCCGGGTGGGTGGGTGATTGGCGAGCGCGCCGACCGGTTCGGTAGGTTGGCGCTACTCGTGTGGTCCGGGTCACAGACCCCTGGCACGATGGCGCACCACCCCGCGCCGAGCCAGGCCCGGACCGCGTGCGGCCCGCGGAGACCCCGCTCGGCCCGTGACTCGAATGGAGCGTGCCCCGTGCCTGATCCCGCCACCGAACGCGGCCAGAACCGCGACGGATTCGGCCCCGACCTCGCCGAGGTGTTCGGCCCCTCGCAGAACGACGGCGGCCCCGAGCTGGTGCAGCTGCTGACGCCCGAGGGCGAGCGGGTGCACCACCCCGAGTTCGACATGGACTTCAGCGCCGAGCAGCTGCGCGGCTTCTACCGCGACATGGTCCTCACCCGGCGCATCGACACCGAGGCGACCGCCCTGCAGCGCCACGGCGAGCTCGGCATCTGGGCCCAGCTGCTGGGCCAGGAGGCGGCCCAGATCGGCGCCGGCCGCGCGCTGCGCCCGCAGGACTACGTCTTCCCGACCTACCGCGAGCACGGCGTGGCCTACTGCAAGGGCATCGACCCGCTGAGCCTGCTGGGCCTCTTCCGCGGCATCGACCACGGCAACTGGGACCCCGCCGAGTTCAACTTCGGCCTCTACACGATCGTCATCGGCGCCCAGACCCTGCACGCCACCGGCTACGCCATGGGCATGCAGCGCGACGGCGTCGTCGGCACCGGCGACCCCGAGCGCGACGCGGCGGTCGTGGCGCACTTCGGCGACGGCGCCTCGAGCCAGGGCGACGTCAACGAGGCCTTCATCTTCGCCGCCTCCTACAACGCGCCGGTCGTCTTCTTCTGCCAGAACAACCAGTGGGCGATCTCCGAGCCCATCGAGCGCCAGACCCGCATCCCGCTCTACCAGCGCGCGCTGGGCTTCGGCTTCCCGGGCGTGCGCGTCGACGGCAACGACGTGATGGCGACGTACGCCGTGACCCAGGCGGCGCTGCAGCGCGCCCGCGACGGCCAGGGCCCCACCTTCGTGGAGGCCTACACCTACCGGATGGGCGCGCACACCACCACCGACGACCCCACCCGCTACCGCCTCAGCGACGACGTCGAGAGCTGGAAGCTCAAGGACCCGATCGCGCGCGTGGAGGCCTACCTGCGCCGCAACGGCCTGATCGACACCGAGTTCGTCGACGACCTCAAGAAGGAGGCCGACGACCTCGGCGCCCACCTGCGCGAGGGCTGCAAGTCGATGCCGGACCCCAAGGCCATGCAGATGTTCGACCACGTGTACGCCGACATGCCCGAGGAGCTGGTCGCCCAGCGCGACGGCTTCGCGGCGTACCTCGAGACCTTCGAGGAGGCCCGCTGATGTCCGCCAGCACGCAGAGGATCACCCTGGCCAAGGGGCTCAACATGGGCCTGCGCAAGGCCATGGAGGACGACCCCAAGGTCCTGGTCATGGGTGAGGACGTCGGCAAGCTCGGCGGCGTCTTCCGGATCACCGACGGTCTGCAGAAGGACTTCGGCGAGGACCGCGTCATCGACTCGCCGC from Nocardioides salarius harbors:
- a CDS encoding SRPBCC family protein — encoded protein: MSTSPVHTSLTVLAPPATVFAILSDPRQHPRIDGSGTVQGTVSGPDRLVLGSEFGMSMKQGAPYKITNKVVEYDEDRLIAWRHKGLHRWRYELEPTGDGGTRVTETWDITRYPAPVRAVFRALFAKRTQTAIEATLPKLKDAAEADAGVR
- the pdhA gene encoding pyruvate dehydrogenase (acetyl-transferring) E1 component subunit alpha is translated as MPDPATERGQNRDGFGPDLAEVFGPSQNDGGPELVQLLTPEGERVHHPEFDMDFSAEQLRGFYRDMVLTRRIDTEATALQRHGELGIWAQLLGQEAAQIGAGRALRPQDYVFPTYREHGVAYCKGIDPLSLLGLFRGIDHGNWDPAEFNFGLYTIVIGAQTLHATGYAMGMQRDGVVGTGDPERDAAVVAHFGDGASSQGDVNEAFIFAASYNAPVVFFCQNNQWAISEPIERQTRIPLYQRALGFGFPGVRVDGNDVMATYAVTQAALQRARDGQGPTFVEAYTYRMGAHTTTDDPTRYRLSDDVESWKLKDPIARVEAYLRRNGLIDTEFVDDLKKEADDLGAHLREGCKSMPDPKAMQMFDHVYADMPEELVAQRDGFAAYLETFEEAR